The Plantactinospora sp. KBS50 sequence GTGTCCGCACCGACCCGGGTGGCCCGGACCACGAGCCGCCCCCCGACGTTGACGGTGCCGCCGGTGACCGGGGATCCGGCGTCGACCTCGACCGGGACTCCCTCGCCGGTGAGCATCGCCGCGTCGACCGCGCTGGCCCCGATCTCCACCACCCCGTCGGTGGCGATCCGCTCCCCGGGGCGGACCACGAACAGGTCGCCGACGCGTAGCGCGGCCAGCGGCACCAGGCACTGCTCGCCCCGCCCGTCCAGCACGGTGACGTCCCGTACCCCCAGGTCCGCCAGCCCGCGCAGCGCCGCTCCGGCGCGGTGCCGGGCGCGTGCCTCCAGCAGCCGCCCGATCAGCAGGAAGGTGACCAGGCCGGCGCCGACCTCGAAGTACAGGGCGTGGTGGTGACCGCCGAACAGCGAGAAGGTCATCGTCACGCCCGGCCGGCCCGCGGGCGTGGCCAGCAGCGCCCACAGGCTCCACGCGTACGAGACCAGGGCACCCAGCGAGACCAGCGTGTCCATGCTGGCCGCCCGGTGCCGGGCGTTGATCAGCGCCGCCCGGTGGAACGGCCAACCCGCCCAGCCCACCACCGGGGCGGTCAGCGCCGCGACCACCCACTGCCAGCCGGTGAACTGCACGGCCGGCACCATGGACAGCACCAGGACCGGAGCGCTGAACCCCACCGCCACCCCCAGCCGCCGGCGCAGCGGATCGGCCGTCTGCGCCGGTGCGGGGCCGGGGTGCGGCGGTCGGGCGGTGTAGCCCATCGCGGTCACGGTCGCGACCAGGTCGGAGACCGGCACGGTGCTCGGGTGGGTCACGGTGGCGGTCGCGGTGGCGAAGTTGACCGACGCCCGTACGCCGTCGATGCGGTTGAGCTTGCGCTCGATCCGGTTCGCGCACGCGGCGCAGGTCATCCCGCCGATGCTCAGCGGGGTCAGGACGAGCTGCGCGGAGGCGCTCACGACGGGGCGCCGGCCAGCTCGAAGCCGGCCTCGTCCACCGCCTCCCGGACGTCGGAGGCATCCAGCGCGGCCTCACTGTGCACGGTCACCCGGGCGGCGGCCAGGTCGACAGTGACCTCCCGGACGCCGGGCAGCGCGGTCAACTCGGCGGTGACCGACTGGACGCAGTGCTCGCAGTTCATGCCAAGAACGTGGTACGTGGCTCGCACGGGACCCTCATCTCCGATGGGTGAAACTCGCACACGGGCGAGGAGCGGCTGGACGGCACCTGCCCCGTGCCGTCGGTGGACGTCGCGCCGTCGTTGGTTCCGCCGGCGCGTGACGTGTCCCGGCTCCCGCTCATGGTACGCGCCGCAGGGCGGCGGAGTTCATCGGATCGTCATCTTCCGTGCGGGTCTTGCGGCCCTCGGCTGGCCCTCGGCTGGCCCTCGGCCCTGACCTCGGCCCTGACCTCGGCCCTGACCTCGGCCCTGACCTCGGCCCGGCCCGAGGCCCGGACCTCCGCGGCGCGCAGGAACCGGCACTCCCCACGGTGGGGAGTGCCGGACGGGCGCCGCCGGACGGGTCTAGGCCGTGATGTTGTCCAGGGCGCCGTCGCGGGCCATCTGGACGATGTCCCGCAGTTGGTCACCGCTGAGCCGGATCGCGCTG is a genomic window containing:
- a CDS encoding heavy-metal-associated domain-containing protein; the protein is MNCEHCVQSVTAELTALPGVREVTVDLAAARVTVHSEAALDASDVREAVDEAGFELAGAPS